The following coding sequences are from one Seonamhaeicola sp. ML3 window:
- a CDS encoding glycoside hydrolase family 88 protein, with product MIRVSFFIMGFTLLFIACKPGDEKKKDSVSNEDEINNLIKKRYSKFLDYELDSTAFARSYNPKTNTIKKVPSSNWTSGFFAGNFWQIYRLTGDDSFKESAKAWTAFVEREKYNDRTHDMGFKIFCSYGNGLKVEANKAYEDIIVKSAKTLATRFDENIGSIRSWDWNEDVWQFPVIIDNMMNLELLFEATKISGDSTFHKIAERHAVTTLKNHFREDGSTWHVLDYDTISGNVRARVTHQGIHDDSAWARGQAWAINGFTTTYRYTKDKRFLNRAVATANYFINHKNLPEDGIPYWDFDHPDIPNTSRDVSAAAIVASGLTELYQYTKDDTFINYSKKVAESLKSTGYILPEDLDVPFILDHSFGDWSHKVEMDEPIVYGDYYFLELLIRLKALGF from the coding sequence ATGATTAGAGTTAGTTTTTTCATTATGGGGTTTACATTGCTTTTTATAGCGTGTAAGCCCGGTGATGAAAAGAAGAAAGATAGTGTTTCAAATGAAGATGAGATAAACAATCTAATTAAAAAGAGGTATTCTAAATTTTTGGATTATGAACTTGATTCCACAGCATTTGCTAGAAGTTACAATCCAAAGACCAATACCATTAAAAAAGTACCCTCAAGTAATTGGACCAGTGGTTTTTTTGCGGGTAATTTTTGGCAGATTTATAGGCTTACTGGTGATGACTCTTTCAAGGAAAGCGCCAAAGCATGGACTGCCTTTGTTGAAAGAGAGAAGTACAATGACAGAACACATGATATGGGATTCAAGATATTCTGTAGTTATGGTAATGGTTTAAAAGTTGAAGCTAACAAAGCGTACGAAGATATCATAGTTAAAAGCGCTAAAACTTTAGCAACTCGATTCGATGAGAATATAGGTAGTATTCGATCTTGGGATTGGAATGAAGATGTTTGGCAATTTCCTGTCATTATCGACAATATGATGAACTTAGAGTTGTTGTTTGAAGCTACTAAAATATCAGGAGACAGTACCTTTCATAAAATAGCAGAACGACATGCCGTTACAACATTAAAAAATCATTTTAGAGAGGATGGAAGCACGTGGCACGTATTGGATTATGATACTATCTCAGGAAATGTTAGAGCACGAGTAACCCATCAGGGCATTCATGATGATTCTGCTTGGGCTAGAGGACAGGCTTGGGCCATAAACGGCTTTACAACAACGTACAGATATACAAAGGATAAGAGATTTTTAAATCGTGCAGTAGCTACGGCAAATTACTTTATAAATCATAAGAATTTACCAGAAGATGGTATTCCATATTGGGATTTTGATCATCCAGATATTCCAAACACCTCAAGAGATGTTTCGGCTGCTGCCATAGTTGCTTCAGGATTAACTGAGCTCTATCAATATACTAAAGATGATACTTTTATAAATTACAGTAAAAAAGTAGCTGAAAGTCTAAAATCAACAGGCTATATATTGCCTGAAGATTTGGATGTACCTTTTATTTTGGATCACAGCTTTGGAGATTGGTCACATAAGGTAGAGATGGATGAACCTATAGTTTATGGAGACTATTATTTTCTAGAGCTCCTTATTAGGTTGAAAGCGTTGGGTTTTTAA
- a CDS encoding TonB-dependent receptor, which yields MKQLKGTLFLVFCFCFILGASAQEKTISGKVTSSSDGMTLPGVNVVVKGTTTGAATDFDGNYSINVPDANATLVFSYVGYVTQEIPVGSKSEIDVALVEDAASLDEVVVVGYGARKKSDITGSVSSVKSEEVTAFPVLDAQQALQGRAAGVAVQSNNGGEPGTPINVTIRGNTSINASSAALVVVDGFVGATYPQPGDIESVEVLKDASATAIYGSRGANGVILVTTKKGKKGKMTIELNSNYAVQSTSNRLDLLNADQFATYTRAINPSYTQADANTDWQDLIYTSGHTTNHQLSFSGGSDNMNYYVSGNYFDQKGVVINSGFERFSFLSNIDAQINDKLKLGFNAFGSRSNKEGVSTQANSGGRGSGDVISIAYRFAPDLGILDANGNNTFNSVGDDIDNPFAVATENVDETTEDIYRANFYGQYEIIEGLSFKSTFGFSSRNRTRGRFTPSTLITSAGDQGGIAGISNLKNTNILSENYLTYTKELGKGNLTVLAGYSYQKDRTVSNASGAEGFVTNSVSYFNLGTASTPLFPSSFLNEFEIQSQYGRINYDYDDKYLLTLTARRDGASNFAKNNKYAFFPSGAFGWKISNEDFLQDNNTISNLKLRVSYGVTGNPSIAPYQSLATLESIYAVTGDQTVNAVVSGRPANPNLKWESSYQTNFGIDLGLWQNRVSLSLDIYNIDTKDLIVGNSNTPEYTGFLRPNFLDNIGEINNRGVEITLATRNVRTDNFSWSTDINWSRNRNTVEKLFGSDVDFFLPSAAPGHFLQDETHILREGEPLGQFFGYEYRGVYQGGALPAGTATFSGAVAGDELFTDVDGSGEINSADRQIIGDPTQDWTFGFNNRFEYKDFDLGIFFQGAMGGDIYSFTLSELASGGSNATTEAVNAWTPSNTDTNVPSPATREKRMNSRFIYDGSYVRLKNIVLGYTLPSDVAEKLGMDNVRLSLSGQNLLTITDYPGTDPEVSYRASGSQNGNVNQGFDYGNYPNIESVTFSLNLKF from the coding sequence ATGAAACAATTAAAAGGAACACTTTTTCTGGTTTTTTGCTTTTGTTTTATTCTTGGCGCAAGCGCCCAGGAAAAAACAATTTCAGGAAAAGTAACATCCAGTTCGGATGGCATGACACTACCGGGTGTTAATGTTGTAGTAAAAGGTACCACTACTGGAGCTGCAACAGATTTTGATGGTAATTATTCCATTAATGTACCCGATGCAAATGCTACCCTTGTATTTAGTTACGTAGGGTACGTAACTCAAGAAATTCCGGTAGGTTCTAAATCGGAAATCGATGTGGCTCTTGTTGAGGATGCTGCTAGTCTTGATGAAGTAGTAGTGGTGGGTTACGGTGCTAGGAAAAAGAGTGATATCACCGGTTCGGTATCTTCAGTTAAATCTGAAGAAGTAACCGCCTTTCCTGTTTTAGATGCACAACAAGCTTTACAGGGGCGTGCAGCAGGTGTGGCTGTACAGTCAAATAATGGTGGTGAACCTGGAACACCAATTAATGTAACCATTCGTGGTAATACTTCAATCAATGCAAGTAGTGCTGCTCTAGTAGTAGTCGATGGTTTTGTAGGAGCTACATACCCGCAACCAGGAGATATTGAGTCTGTAGAAGTGTTAAAAGATGCTTCTGCAACCGCTATTTATGGTTCAAGAGGTGCCAATGGTGTTATATTGGTAACCACAAAAAAAGGTAAAAAAGGGAAAATGACCATAGAACTTAACAGCAACTATGCTGTACAAAGTACTTCTAATCGTTTAGATCTTTTAAATGCAGATCAATTTGCCACATATACAAGAGCAATTAATCCTTCTTATACACAAGCAGATGCTAATACAGATTGGCAGGATTTAATTTATACATCAGGACATACAACAAATCACCAATTATCTTTTTCTGGTGGGTCTGATAATATGAATTATTACGTTTCTGGAAACTATTTTGATCAGAAGGGTGTGGTTATTAACTCAGGGTTCGAACGTTTTTCTTTCCTGAGTAATATTGATGCACAAATTAACGATAAATTAAAGTTAGGCTTTAATGCATTTGGTAGCAGAAGTAACAAAGAAGGAGTTTCTACGCAAGCTAACAGTGGAGGTAGAGGTAGTGGAGATGTTATTTCTATTGCTTATCGTTTTGCACCAGACTTAGGTATTTTAGATGCTAATGGGAATAATACATTTAATTCAGTTGGAGATGATATTGATAACCCATTTGCGGTTGCCACAGAGAATGTTGATGAAACAACAGAGGATATCTACAGAGCGAATTTTTATGGTCAATATGAAATCATTGAAGGTTTGAGTTTTAAATCTACATTTGGATTTAGCTCTAGAAATCGAACAAGAGGTCGTTTTACACCATCTACACTCATTACATCAGCAGGTGACCAAGGAGGAATTGCAGGAATATCTAACTTAAAAAATACAAATATTTTAAGTGAGAATTACTTGACCTATACTAAAGAATTAGGTAAAGGAAATTTAACAGTGTTAGCGGGTTATTCTTATCAGAAAGACAGAACTGTAAGCAATGCTTCAGGAGCTGAAGGGTTTGTAACAAACAGTGTGTCCTATTTCAACTTGGGTACAGCTTCAACACCACTGTTCCCATCATCATTTTTAAATGAGTTTGAAATCCAGTCTCAATATGGACGTATTAATTACGATTATGACGATAAATACCTGTTAACATTAACAGCAAGGCGAGATGGAGCTTCAAACTTTGCAAAAAACAACAAGTATGCTTTTTTCCCATCGGGAGCTTTTGGATGGAAAATCTCAAACGAAGATTTTTTACAGGATAATAATACTATCTCAAATTTAAAATTAAGAGTAAGTTATGGTGTTACTGGTAATCCTTCTATAGCACCATACCAGTCGTTAGCTACTTTAGAGTCAATTTATGCAGTAACTGGAGACCAAACCGTAAATGCTGTAGTTTCCGGAAGACCTGCTAACCCAAATTTAAAATGGGAATCTTCTTATCAAACAAACTTTGGTATCGATTTAGGCTTATGGCAGAACAGGGTTTCTCTTAGTTTAGACATTTACAATATTGACACTAAAGATCTAATTGTTGGTAACAGTAACACACCAGAGTATACAGGTTTCTTAAGACCTAATTTCTTGGATAACATTGGGGAGATAAATAACAGAGGTGTTGAGATTACTTTAGCAACACGTAACGTGAGAACAGATAACTTTTCTTGGTCTACAGATATTAACTGGTCTAGAAATAGAAACACTGTAGAAAAACTATTTGGTAGTGATGTTGATTTCTTCTTACCATCCGCAGCACCAGGACATTTTTTACAAGATGAAACTCATATTTTAAGAGAAGGTGAGCCTTTAGGACAGTTTTTCGGTTATGAATACCGAGGAGTGTATCAAGGTGGAGCTTTACCTGCCGGTACTGCCACATTTAGTGGTGCTGTAGCTGGAGATGAATTGTTTACCGATGTTGATGGCAGTGGAGAAATAAACTCTGCAGATAGACAAATTATTGGAGATCCGACACAGGATTGGACCTTTGGTTTCAATAACAGATTCGAATACAAAGATTTCGATTTAGGGATATTCTTCCAAGGTGCTATGGGTGGAGATATTTATAGTTTTACGTTATCTGAATTAGCCTCGGGAGGTTCTAATGCAACTACAGAAGCAGTTAATGCATGGACACCTAGTAACACCGATACAAATGTGCCTTCTCCGGCAACTCGTGAGAAACGTATGAATTCAAGATTTATTTACGATGGTAGTTATGTGCGTCTAAAAAACATAGTGTTAGGATATACATTACCAAGTGATGTAGCAGAAAAATTAGGAATGGATAATGTTAGACTATCCTTAAGTGGACAAAACCTGTTAACAATTACAGATTATCCTGGAACAGACCCAGAGGTGAGCTACCGTGCATCGGGATCTCAAAACGGGAATGTTAATCAAGGGTTCGATTATGGTAACTACCCTAATATAGAATCGGTAACCTTTAGTTTAAACCTTAAGTTCTAA
- a CDS encoding two-component regulator propeller domain-containing protein produces the protein MRKIFIFLLIFCSGFVGSGQNGVSYQFNHLSTADGLSQSSAIAIHQDRLGQMWIGTRDGLNKYDGTKFSIYRNQENNPYSISNNDILSIQEDDSGNLWVGTYNGLNRYNPKTDQFESYFHDEFNSSLSNNTVWSIRKLSNGAIWVGTWRGLSVYDEKTNSFHNYLDNQGRPAKMKVMAILETKSGRIFIGTGAGVFEANYEEGKLLGLEILPGSESYHVQDLAEDESANLLLGTKDDGLIRYSLKSKAYSPFFKKETTLKSIKSIRKLLFDNQGVLWIGTYEGLITVNKNGAIELLQADLDNKKGLSKNSIKSLFKDNKGSVWIGTYYGGVNIWDTSNSNFENIIQNQKGKGLNYTVVSSIESYGDYVFFGTEGGGLNIWNKTNNSYKYLTETNSRLIDNNIKALEILDSTKLWIGTFKTGLQIYDADKRRFESITLPKELADLLKNAGVYTIKKDTENNLWIGTFGKGLIKYNHGLQEFSHFQSSNEGVNDLSNNLIRTILIDKKSNVWVGTENGLNKITESSQITNFFYDKTLQYGDDILSIHQDLNETIWVGTKSKGLFKYNGEGFDAVSFNLEDTKISAIRSIQEDNQKQLWIGTNQGILKYNPKIGDVKIYNETDGVISNEFNDNAILKLNDTEFYFGGPNGVTRLNTERITINEHAPQVILTDFLIRESDSKKNSSIDVLKYTLPFTESVELDYDQGNFSISFSIPSFVNSSNNSYRYRLRGLEKEWNSTSNNSASYTIQNPGDYVFEVMGANNDKVWNGTTTSLRICVAPAPWRTWWAFTIYGLLILVSLFFLFRILKSRTRLLHELELEHLETERTKEVNQTKLEFFTNISHEFRTPLALILGPLGQIIEDYRGSSKMYKKLLVIENSANHLLQLINRLMDFRKFEKKLFTLEAAEGNIVKFLREIYLSFTEHAKTGGYNFNFITDEDEILVYYDRNKLERVFYNLISNAFRYTPKGGDINIRILRKEHQIIINVEDSGVGIAEEFQDKIFERFFEVAVNNKPDQSYNKGTGIGLSIAKNIVELHKGEIALNKNENNIGSVFSVMLKLGKSHLTEDEILQDYKFSDDLSQYVKQLEESPEVVLNDDLDSVDETDKSTILLVEDNKPLRKFIKSTLLPYYKVLEAENGKVAFKVAKKESPDLIVSDVIMPEMTGTELCAAVKGDLKTSHIPIILLTSRTSLIYKLNGLESGADDYINKPFDVKEFKLRIKNILHNREKLKQKFANSEGVLPDEVLVSSFDEKLYQKALNIVKENVGNEDFDIAMFCSELGVSRTMLFTKIKAWSNFTPNEFILHFRMKRAAQYLEQGKLNISQICYKVGYKNPKYFSKTFQKKFGETPSQYASKFSD, from the coding sequence ATGCGGAAGATTTTTATATTCCTTTTAATTTTTTGCTCAGGTTTTGTTGGAAGTGGACAAAATGGCGTTTCCTATCAATTTAATCATTTATCTACAGCTGATGGGCTTTCGCAAAGCTCAGCAATTGCCATTCATCAAGACAGATTAGGACAAATGTGGATTGGAACTCGTGACGGTCTTAATAAATACGACGGTACTAAGTTTTCTATTTACAGAAATCAAGAAAATAATCCATACTCCATAAGCAATAACGATATTTTATCTATTCAAGAAGATGATAGCGGAAACCTGTGGGTTGGTACATATAATGGTTTAAATAGATACAACCCTAAAACAGATCAGTTTGAAAGCTATTTTCACGATGAATTTAACAGTTCCCTATCAAACAACACGGTATGGTCCATAAGAAAACTTTCTAATGGTGCTATTTGGGTTGGTACATGGAGGGGGTTGTCTGTATATGATGAAAAAACGAATAGTTTTCATAATTATTTAGATAACCAAGGCAGGCCTGCAAAGATGAAAGTAATGGCCATTTTAGAAACTAAATCTGGTCGAATTTTTATAGGTACAGGCGCCGGTGTTTTCGAGGCAAATTATGAAGAGGGTAAGCTACTTGGGTTAGAGATTCTTCCCGGAAGTGAAAGTTATCATGTTCAAGATTTAGCTGAAGATGAAAGTGCTAATTTATTGTTAGGTACCAAAGATGACGGGCTTATAAGGTACAGTCTCAAGAGTAAAGCCTACAGTCCTTTTTTTAAAAAAGAGACAACGTTAAAGAGTATAAAAAGTATTAGAAAGCTTCTTTTTGATAATCAAGGCGTACTTTGGATTGGGACTTATGAAGGGCTCATAACAGTTAATAAGAATGGGGCAATCGAGTTGTTACAAGCCGATTTAGATAACAAAAAGGGATTAAGTAAAAATTCGATTAAATCCCTATTTAAGGATAACAAAGGTTCTGTATGGATAGGTACTTATTACGGAGGTGTTAATATTTGGGATACTTCAAATAGTAACTTTGAAAACATCATACAAAATCAAAAGGGCAAAGGGCTGAATTACACTGTGGTAAGTTCTATAGAGTCTTACGGTGATTATGTGTTTTTTGGAACAGAAGGTGGTGGTTTAAATATTTGGAATAAAACAAATAATTCCTATAAATATCTCACAGAGACTAATTCTCGTTTAATAGATAACAATATAAAAGCATTAGAAATATTAGATTCTACCAAACTGTGGATAGGTACCTTTAAAACAGGCTTGCAAATTTATGATGCTGATAAAAGAAGATTTGAGTCTATAACACTGCCAAAAGAACTAGCTGATTTATTAAAAAATGCTGGAGTATATACCATAAAAAAAGATACAGAAAACAATCTATGGATAGGAACTTTTGGTAAGGGTTTGATAAAATATAATCATGGTTTACAGGAATTTAGTCATTTTCAGTCCTCAAATGAAGGAGTAAATGACCTGTCGAACAACCTAATAAGAACAATTCTAATCGACAAAAAAAGTAACGTTTGGGTAGGAACAGAAAATGGATTGAATAAAATTACTGAATCAAGTCAAATTACAAATTTCTTTTACGATAAGACCTTGCAATATGGTGATGATATCCTGTCAATTCACCAGGATTTAAACGAGACTATTTGGGTTGGAACAAAGTCGAAAGGCTTATTTAAATACAATGGAGAAGGATTCGATGCTGTTTCATTCAATTTAGAAGACACTAAAATATCTGCAATTCGAAGTATACAAGAAGATAACCAGAAGCAGCTTTGGATTGGGACCAATCAAGGTATTCTTAAATACAACCCTAAGATAGGAGATGTTAAGATTTATAATGAGACAGACGGCGTTATTAGTAACGAGTTTAACGACAATGCTATTTTAAAGTTGAATGATACCGAGTTTTATTTTGGTGGTCCCAATGGAGTAACACGCCTTAATACGGAAAGAATTACTATAAACGAACATGCGCCACAAGTTATTCTAACCGATTTTCTCATAAGGGAAAGTGATTCTAAAAAAAACAGCTCTATTGATGTGCTAAAATACACATTACCTTTTACAGAGAGTGTAGAGCTCGATTATGATCAAGGAAACTTTAGTATATCGTTTTCTATTCCAAGTTTTGTAAACTCTAGTAACAATAGTTACAGGTATAGATTAAGAGGTTTAGAGAAGGAATGGAATTCTACAAGTAATAATTCGGCATCATACACTATTCAAAATCCTGGCGATTACGTTTTTGAAGTTATGGGTGCTAATAATGATAAAGTATGGAACGGTACCACTACAAGTTTAAGGATATGTGTAGCACCAGCACCTTGGAGAACATGGTGGGCATTCACTATTTATGGCCTATTAATACTGGTATCACTATTTTTTCTATTTCGAATTCTTAAATCGAGAACACGATTACTGCATGAATTGGAATTAGAGCACTTGGAGACAGAAAGAACTAAAGAAGTTAACCAAACCAAATTGGAGTTTTTCACCAATATTTCTCATGAATTTCGAACACCATTGGCCTTGATTTTGGGACCTTTAGGACAAATAATAGAAGATTACCGAGGTAGTAGCAAAATGTACAAAAAGCTCTTGGTCATTGAAAATAGTGCAAATCACCTCTTACAGCTCATAAATAGGTTAATGGATTTTAGAAAGTTTGAAAAGAAGCTTTTCACTCTTGAGGCCGCAGAAGGTAATATTGTCAAGTTTTTAAGGGAAATTTATCTTTCTTTTACCGAGCATGCTAAAACCGGTGGCTATAATTTCAATTTCATCACCGATGAAGATGAAATTTTAGTGTATTACGACAGGAATAAATTAGAACGTGTATTTTATAATCTTATTTCTAATGCATTTAGATATACTCCAAAAGGTGGGGATATTAATATTCGGATTCTTCGTAAAGAACATCAAATTATAATAAACGTAGAGGATAGCGGGGTTGGTATTGCCGAAGAATTTCAAGATAAAATCTTCGAAAGATTTTTTGAGGTAGCTGTTAATAACAAGCCAGACCAAAGTTACAATAAGGGTACGGGTATTGGTCTGTCTATTGCTAAGAATATTGTGGAGTTACATAAAGGGGAAATAGCATTAAATAAAAATGAAAATAATATTGGCTCTGTTTTTTCGGTTATGCTTAAATTAGGGAAGAGCCATTTAACTGAAGACGAAATTTTACAGGACTATAAGTTTAGCGATGATCTTTCTCAATACGTTAAGCAACTAGAGGAATCTCCCGAAGTCGTTCTAAACGATGATTTAGACTCGGTTGATGAGACCGATAAAAGTACAATTCTGTTAGTAGAGGACAACAAGCCCCTTAGAAAGTTCATTAAAAGTACACTGTTGCCTTACTATAAAGTTTTGGAGGCAGAAAATGGAAAAGTTGCGTTCAAGGTAGCTAAAAAAGAATCTCCCGATCTTATAGTTAGTGATGTTATCATGCCCGAAATGACCGGTACAGAGCTTTGTGCCGCTGTAAAAGGCGATTTAAAAACAAGTCATATTCCAATAATACTGTTAACTTCCAGAACGTCTTTAATCTATAAGTTAAATGGTCTAGAAAGTGGAGCTGATGACTACATTAATAAACCGTTCGATGTAAAAGAATTTAAGTTAAGAATTAAAAATATACTTCATAATAGGGAAAAGTTAAAGCAGAAGTTTGCTAACAGCGAAGGTGTATTGCCAGATGAGGTTTTGGTATCATCATTTGACGAGAAACTGTATCAAAAGGCGCTCAACATTGTAAAAGAAAATGTGGGCAATGAAGACTTTGATATAGCTATGTTTTGTTCAGAGCTGGGGGTAAGTAGAACAATGCTATTCACAAAAATAAAAGCTTGGTCTAATTTTACACCAAACGAGTTCATTTTGCATTTTAGGATGAAACGTGCCGCACAGTATTTAGAACAAGGAAAACTTAATATTTCACAAATTTGTTATAAAGTAGGGTATAAAAACCCTAAATACTTCAGTAAAACTTTTCAAAAGAAGTTTGGAGAGACACCATCTCAGTACGCTTCTAAATTTTCAGATTAG
- a CDS encoding RagB/SusD family nutrient uptake outer membrane protein, giving the protein MMKNLKYLFLLLVLPIIGCSDLEEEPVSVLSPDGFFKSINDVQTAINGSYGNMATEAFWGRKFSLPLLLRSDMVGIGDQGTAGRRKDHDNFAVADDNGMITAFWPRVYQIIAGANEAIAGGNGLGLPEETLNPVVAQAHFVRAYTYFHMVRLFGDIPYFDSPVQDIASASEISKTSEAQVYANIIADLEFAKQWLPETQSSSALPTKATAAGYLALVHLTLQDFQNAYNEAKFVIDNEATFGLELAADFQDLFDGTKQGGLKEALFSIDHNGFRNGNYGQDYMPALTGIRGNQFGDIGGGWSVAVPSIEVYNRWDGRDYRKAVSLDTTGVFNGSVDNFMNFPTYDARNIQSAYIAKYARFTGQTSNGNGRGSEHNYAQLRYAEVLLIAAEALNEVSPGSTEADGYVNRVRARARNGNGSSFPADVTPGMSQADFRNMVMEERRWELAFEFKRWYDIKRRDLGATAFGTGGFEERPNFSAARDYLYPLPNDELQRNPNLEPQNPGY; this is encoded by the coding sequence ATGATGAAAAATTTAAAATATTTATTTCTATTGTTGGTATTACCAATTATAGGCTGTTCTGACCTAGAAGAAGAACCGGTTTCGGTTTTATCTCCTGATGGATTTTTCAAGTCCATAAACGATGTACAAACTGCAATAAATGGTAGTTATGGTAACATGGCTACCGAGGCGTTTTGGGGCAGAAAGTTCTCCCTGCCATTATTGTTAAGAAGTGATATGGTAGGTATAGGTGATCAAGGTACTGCTGGAAGACGTAAAGATCATGACAACTTTGCTGTGGCAGATGATAACGGCATGATTACCGCGTTTTGGCCAAGAGTTTATCAAATCATTGCAGGAGCTAATGAAGCTATTGCTGGTGGAAACGGACTGGGTCTTCCAGAGGAAACATTAAACCCAGTTGTTGCACAAGCACATTTTGTTAGAGCATATACCTACTTTCATATGGTGAGGCTTTTTGGGGATATACCTTATTTTGATAGTCCTGTACAGGATATTGCATCGGCTTCTGAGATATCTAAGACATCTGAAGCTCAGGTATACGCCAATATCATAGCAGATTTAGAGTTTGCTAAGCAATGGTTGCCAGAAACACAGTCTTCTTCGGCATTACCCACTAAAGCTACAGCGGCAGGATATTTGGCCTTAGTGCACTTAACGCTTCAGGATTTTCAAAATGCTTATAACGAAGCCAAATTTGTAATTGATAACGAAGCTACATTTGGTTTAGAACTGGCTGCAGATTTTCAAGATCTTTTCGATGGAACTAAGCAAGGTGGTTTAAAAGAAGCTTTATTTAGCATAGATCATAACGGATTCAGAAACGGTAACTATGGGCAAGATTATATGCCAGCACTTACAGGGATTCGCGGAAACCAGTTTGGAGATATTGGTGGCGGATGGTCTGTTGCCGTACCAAGTATAGAAGTATATAACCGTTGGGATGGTAGAGATTACCGTAAAGCAGTGAGTTTAGATACTACAGGTGTTTTTAACGGCTCTGTCGATAATTTTATGAATTTCCCAACGTATGATGCCAGAAACATTCAAAGTGCTTACATCGCTAAGTATGCGAGGTTTACAGGGCAAACATCAAATGGTAACGGTCGTGGTTCTGAACACAACTATGCACAGTTGCGTTATGCAGAAGTATTGCTAATCGCTGCTGAGGCGCTTAATGAAGTATCTCCTGGAAGTACCGAAGCTGATGGTTATGTAAATAGAGTAAGAGCTCGTGCTAGAAATGGAAATGGTTCTAGTTTTCCTGCAGATGTTACACCAGGAATGTCTCAAGCAGATTTTAGAAACATGGTTATGGAAGAACGTAGATGGGAGTTAGCTTTCGAATTTAAGCGTTGGTACGATATTAAGAGACGTGATTTAGGAGCTACAGCATTTGGTACTGGTGGCTTTGAAGAAAGACCAAACTTCTCAGCTGCAAGAGATTATCTGTATCCGCTACCTAACGATGAGTTACAGAGAAATCCAAACTTAGAACCACAGAATCCAGGATACTAA